A portion of the Paenibacillus sp. PvR098 genome contains these proteins:
- a CDS encoding AbrB/MazE/SpoVT family DNA-binding domain-containing protein, translating to MKPAGVVRKVDQLGRIVLPKSLRKRYQMNEGDPVEILVSGDHIILERFRPRCVFCGSMEQVNDFRERHVCAECLGEMQLLKQNEE from the coding sequence ATGAAGCCGGCAGGCGTTGTTAGAAAAGTTGATCAGTTGGGTAGAATCGTGCTGCCAAAATCGTTGCGCAAGCGGTACCAAATGAATGAGGGAGATCCTGTAGAGATCTTGGTTAGCGGAGATCATATTATATTGGAGAGATTCCGTCCGCGATGTGTTTTTTGCGGATCCATGGAACAGGTGAATGACTTTAGAGAGAGGCATGTATGTGCCGAGTGTTTGGGTGAAATGCAATTATTGAA